The nucleotide window GAGCTGCGCTTGGAGGGGTTGGGCGAAGGCGACGCTCGGACGTTACTGACCGCCGCGTTCCGCGCCCCGCTGGATGACGAGGTGAGTGACCGGATCATCGCAGAAGCCCGCGGTAATCCTCTGGCCCTGCTTGAGCTTCCACAGGGAGCGCACGCAGCACAGTTGGCTGGCGGCTTCGAACTGCCGGGAGCGTTGAGCATCCCGCGCCGCATCGAGAACAGCTTCAAGAGCCGCTCGGGCAGCCTGCCCGCCGAAACCCAGCTGCTTTTGCTGGTGGCCGCGGCGGAGCCGACCGGCGATGCGGCGCTGCTGTGGCGCGCAGCCGCGAAGCTGGAGATCCCCCGCGAGGTAGCGGCGCAGGCGGAGGCCGCCGAGCTGCTCCAGATCGACGCCAGGGTGACGTTCCGCCATCCACTGGTGCGCTCGGCTATCTACAAAGCCGCGACACCACCCGATCGCCGCCGGGCCCACCACGCATTGGCCGTCGCAACCGACCCGCAGCTGGACCCCGACCGGCGCGCCTGGCACCGGGCACAGGCGGTGATAGGCGCCGACGAGGAAGTCGCCGCGGAGCTGGAACGCTCCGCCGACCGGGCGCGCGCCCGCGGGGGATTGGCGGCAGGAGCCGCCTTCCTGCAGCAAGCGGCCGAGCTGACGCCGGACCCCTCTCAGCGAGTGAGACGGGCGCTGGAAGCCGCACACGCCAAGCACGGGGCCGGCGCGTCCGAGGACGCCTTGAAGCTGCTGTCGATAGCGGCGGGCGGGCCGTTGGACGCACTTCAGGACGCCCGCCTGAAGCTGCTACGCGCCCAGATCGCATTCCACCTGACGCGAGACGAAGCGGCACCAACGATGCTCCTTGATGCCGCAAAAACATTTGCCCCGCTCGACGCAGCACTGGCCCGTGAAACTTACCTACACGCTCTGGACGCGGCGATCATCAATGGCGGCGCCGCTGGGGCCGGTATTGCCAAGGTAGCGCTTGCCACTTCCGCCCTCGGGGTTGCGCCGCGACCGGTGGACCTGCTCCTGGAGGGGCTCGCGACGACCGTGGCCCGGGGATATGCGGCAGGAGTGCCCAGCTTGAGGCTCGCACTTAAAGCGTTGCTTGATTGTGCTCGCGTGGAAGGCGTGCAGCACTATCAAAGCAGGCCGTGGCTCTGGCTGGCCGGGCGAGTAGCTGTGGGTATCCTCGACGACGATCTTGCCCACGAACTTGCCGACTGCAACGTACGTTTGGGCCGTGCCGCCGGCGCGCTGGCCGGACTCCCAGCCGCTCTGAGCTTCCAGGCCAACGTCCTGATCATCAGCGGTCAGCTCGCCCGGGCCGGCGAGCTGGCTGCCGAGGCGACGGCGATTACGGAGTCGACCGGTGGCGTTCATTTGCGCCATGCTCAGGTCATCCTGGCCGCCTGGCGTGGCGACCGGGCCACGGCAACCGAACTGAACAACCTCACGTTTCGGGATGTCAGCTACCCGGAGGAGGGCACGGAGGTTGCTCTGGCCCAATACGCGACAGCTGTACTCCACAATGGCCTCGGCAACTACTTGGCCGCGAAGCAAGCTGCCGAAAGGGCGTGCGAATCAGTCGAGCTCTCGCTCAGCACCGTCGGCCTCCCCGAGCTCGTTGAGGCATCCGTCCGCGCCGGCGACCCCCAAGGGGCCGCGCTCGCTCTCGAACGGTTGAGTTTGCGAACTCGTGCCTGCGGTACATCGTGGGCGCTGGGTTTGGAGGCACGTTCACGGGCCCTGACTACTACTGGACCCGCTGCCGATGAACATTACCGCGAGGCAATCGAACGGCTCCGAGGCTGCCGAATAGCGACCGACGCGGCCCGCGCGCACCTCGTCTACGGTGAGTGGCTGCGTCGCGATGGCCGCCGTCAGGACGCCCGCGAACAGCTCCGCACTGCCCACCAGATGTTGTCGGACATGGGAGCGGGCGCCTTCGCTGCACGCGCCGCAAACGAGTTGCGGGCAACCGGGGAGCACCCGCGCAAACGCACCGCTCAACCTGCCGACGCGCTCACCGCCCACGAGCTGCACATCTCGCGGCTGGTAGGCACCGGTGCAACCTCCCGGGAGGTCGGTGCGCAATTGTTCCTGAGCCCGCGAACGATCGAAGCCCACCTGCGCAACATCTTCCGCAAACTTGGCATTACCTCTCGTCGGCAGCTGAGGGAACTGCAACTTCCCTGACCCAGCCCGACGGCGAGAGACGCCGCGCCGCGTCAGGATGGTGGCCAGTGCAGAAGCGCCGCGTCGACAACACGCTGTAGCGCTGCGGGAGATGCTCCGGCGGTCGCCTGCACTGACACACCGTCGGCGATCGTTGTGAGGTATCGCGCGATCAAGTCAGCATCGGCGCCTGCCGGGAGATCGCCGTCGTCGGCGGCTTTCTGGAATCGCTCACGCAAGTCGGCCTGACTTTTGGCCCGCCACGATGTGAGGATGCCCTGCACGGCCTGCCCGGTGACTCCGACAGCGAGGGCTGCGCGTACGCCCAGGCAGCCGGTGGGTCGGCCAGGCTGGGTGCCAGCGCACACCGTACCTTCGAGATATGACCGGGCGACCTCACGTGCGGTCGGAGCGTGCACCGACTCCCGCGCATATGCGCCCGGGCCGCGTTCGTAGCGCTGCAGGACCTTGAGGAACAACTCCTCCTTGTTACCGAATGCGGCATACATGCTCTTGCGGGAGATGCCCATTGCATCTGTGAGCATCACGAGGCTCGCCTCCTCACAATAACTGGGGGCGGCACGAACGGCATCGGCCGCGCCACGGCTGCACGATTGGTGGAAGAAGGGCGTACGTCTTCATCATGGGTCGGCGCGAGAGCGAGCTGAGCGAGGCCGCAGCCGCGATC belongs to Arthrobacter tumbae and includes:
- a CDS encoding ATP-binding protein, whose product is MTQLLGRRAEREAIELLLAQAQAGRSGSVVVRGEAGIGKTALLEHARKAAAPLGFRVETSVGVESESQFAFAALHQLCTPLLDRASVLPDPQQAALSVAFGLREGDAPDRFLVGLAVLNLLAEIADESPLLCLIDDAQWLDSASAQVLTFVARRVAAERVLLVFSVRDSSDSDIGEVVDPCAGLPELRLEGLGEGDARTLLTAAFRAPLDDEVSDRIIAEARGNPLALLELPQGAHAAQLAGGFELPGALSIPRRIENSFKSRSGSLPAETQLLLLVAAAEPTGDAALLWRAAAKLEIPREVAAQAEAAELLQIDARVTFRHPLVRSAIYKAATPPDRRRAHHALAVATDPQLDPDRRAWHRAQAVIGADEEVAAELERSADRARARGGLAAGAAFLQQAAELTPDPSQRVRRALEAAHAKHGAGASEDALKLLSIAAGGPLDALQDARLKLLRAQIAFHLTRDEAAPTMLLDAAKTFAPLDAALARETYLHALDAAIINGGAAGAGIAKVALATSALGVAPRPVDLLLEGLATTVARGYAAGVPSLRLALKALLDCARVEGVQHYQSRPWLWLAGRVAVGILDDDLAHELADCNVRLGRAAGALAGLPAALSFQANVLIISGQLARAGELAAEATAITESTGGVHLRHAQVILAAWRGDRATATELNNLTFRDVSYPEEGTEVALAQYATAVLHNGLGNYLAAKQAAERACESVELSLSTVGLPELVEASVRAGDPQGAALALERLSLRTRACGTSWALGLEARSRALTTTGPAADEHYREAIERLRGCRIATDAARAHLVYGEWLRRDGRRQDAREQLRTAHQMLSDMGAGAFAARAANELRATGEHPRKRTAQPADALTAHELHISRLVGTGATSREVGAQLFLSPRTIEAHLRNIFRKLGITSRRQLRELQLP
- a CDS encoding TetR/AcrR family transcriptional regulator yields the protein MLTDAMGISRKSMYAAFGNKEELFLKVLQRYERGPGAYARESVHAPTAREVARSYLEGTVCAGTQPGRPTGCLGVRAALAVGVTGQAVQGILTSWRAKSQADLRERFQKAADDGDLPAGADADLIARYLTTIADGVSVQATAGASPAALQRVVDAALLHWPPS